ATCGTGGCTGGCAACACGTGATGAGATTTTGAAAGATTTAGAAACTTAACAAAACTTATCCGGAACGGATAAACGGATTTTGATGAACCTtggtggaaataaataaattcatttttgaagaaTGAATTTGCGTCTCTAGATACTAGGCATCAAGAGATAACCAAGTCGAGTAAGCTTAAGAAAGCTTGAAGTAAGTTTGGAATTGGTGGGAGAGGTAAAGGCCATAGTATTTCCCTCATTCTCATATATTCATGGAGTTTCCTCaggaattattcttttaataattccatcacgtcaaagaaatgaaaagtgtTTATTAGTCAATCATACCACGCGCTATGTATTGTTTTTCTGACTGTATTTCAGTATCTGATTCACATCAGTCATGAAAGATGACTGGATACTATTAGGTTCGTTTCTCCCAATCAGGTGATGAGGATTCTTCATGGGCATGCTGGATAAGCATTTTTCTCCGTTTGCTGATAAAAATGTGTCCTTTACTTACCCTGATCTCCTGGGCTCACTCAGAATTCATTATATGAGGTCATATTGAAATCAAAACCTCATCAGCTTAGTTTCACAGGTGCAGTTCCCAGTTCATGagaagcataattgataaacctCTTCAGACTGACTCATAATaacattttagtttcatattGCTATCATATTTACTTAATCTTCCTAACGGCGtccatttttagtatttatttaaattttgttgagttTTATTACTTCACACCTTCCCTTGCTGGAGCTATATCCTATCTTATGTCTCTTCCGCAATGGTTGTAGATCAACTATTAAAATCATCTCATTACCATCACATTGTGACCGTGGCTTTTTTGGTCAATGAAAATCGTTCGTTAATGAGAGGCTTTTAACAGTCGACACCATGTCTACTCAAGAACATATATAActtagttacataaaaataacatgtgaTGAAGCCTGCAGTTTATCAAGAATTGTGAATTTGATACGAGAAAATCGAAAGGTAATTTTACCTGGCACGCAGTCTCAGGATCAGCATACATCATGCCACTTTTGGACAGACTCTTTGTACACCTGAATGAGGTCTCGGGAATGAAATCCAGTATTGGGTAGTCAACGCCTCCTTCACCAGGAATGTGATCGTTGTCAGGGTCGTTGTCAACGCTGGAACCGTCAAGGCCCTGTCAAAACCAtagattaatttattaaattacattCGGTAACGTGTAATTCACTAATGAGAGCATGAAGGCTCGAGTCTACATGAAAGCGTCCATTAGTTTCAGATTGGCTCTCTTTACGATCAAGATCTAATAAATGGAATCTGCGTAGCTGTACTGTAAAACTGGAATACAGATAAAAGTAGTAATTAGATTGAGTCACACCACGTGTTTTAAATACTGAAGATATGAAGTTTCTTCATTTACCTGCACAATTGTTTGTGGTtacctatttttaaagttctcATAAATTGCATCATAATTAAAAAGATCAGTAATTAAAAGAAAGTCATAAAATAAATCACTGAACTGATTTTTTGTGTAGAAAGCATAACATTCAGCTTTTACAGTAAAGGACAGAATGAACTCTTTAATTGTATCTAACAAGTTCAGATTTCACAACTTTATTTTATACTGGAAAAATTATCTCTCTGACAAGTTCCAAATTTTTAAGTTTCCTTCTCATTATTCCTAAAATGATAAAAGTCTCCACACTTTATCATAACTTCGCTCCGACTTCCTTTAGcgttcattaaatataaaataagctcAGTTATCCTGCCTATTGTTGTGAAAGCTACTTTTCAGACTGTGGTTAGAACTACATCTACAGCATGCAAGTGCAAGAACATTTTCTACATTACTGGAAAACTACTTGTTACATCAGATGTTCAGTCTCTGGTGAATATgaccatggttaaagattcattaCATCCTAAGATTAAACAGGAAACAGGTAAGCAAAAATTCACCTTCGAGAGCACAAATACCATCTGGTGCAATTTACCTTTGAAGAAAGAGGTTTATTTTAATTAGACTCACACTTTCTTCGTTAATGCCGAAGGGAACCAGGAGAGACGGACCTCTGGTTGGTGAAGTTGGTTGAGGTATTTTATTAGAAGCAAGGGCTAAAGGAGGCCTTGTAATTTTGAATGGAGGAGTCGTGGTAGAACTGGTAGTACTAGTGAATTTGGCACTCCCACGACGGCCATTGTTGATGGAAAAGCTATTTTGTGAAAACTGGTTGTTAGAAATAGGCAGTCGCAATGGAAAGCTTAATCCAGGAATCTGGGAAGATTGCGAATTTTGTGCTGCTTTTGCAGAAGAATTTCTGGAATGTACAGTCACGTCTTTAGAAGAAGTCTGCACTGGAGTATTGAAAACAGGACGAAAAGATGGACTGAATATCGATGTTTGTGGTGGATTAGTTGTTCCCTGATGTGGTTTCAGTGAGTGAGAGGGAAATACTGATGGGTTATCATTTAGTTTTGTAGGTATAAGTGCTGAATTTGTATTACTAGGTGTGAAATGACTATTTGGGTTGTCTGAAGATGATAAAGcgaatgcatttgatatttgggGACTATTGTGTGAAAAAATAGGAGAATTATTGTCTTGTACTGAAGATTGTGAAAGGTTTGGCCCTTGGTGATTAGATCCTCCTAAATTAAATGCAGAACCGGGAGTATTTGTTTTCTGCGGTTGCACCAAGGTGTTAGAGTTGTGTGTTGGTGTGTTTGAAAATGGTAAGATTGCTGAGTCAGAATTTGTAATGGTTTGTGGCACAGGGGCTGAATTTTGGAACTGTTTGAATCCATTTGAACTTGGATGATTAAGTGCTGATGACTGCGGTGAATGGTTAGTTTTTTCTGGTGGTTCTATAAACAACGGTATTGAAATAGGAGCATTTTGTGCAGAGTTTCCATGAGGCGACTTTAAATTTTGCTGCAGTGTTGAATCTCCTTGGATGAAAGTAGAACCAGCACTACTTGTATTTACTGCTTGtggaaaaacactgaaattatgAGATGGGTTATCTGAGGATGGTGAGTTATTGCTTTGTTGTGAAGTAACTTGTTGGCTATTTAAAGCCAAACTAGGATTATTGCTTGTTAGTATTTGCAAAAACGAATCTGTACTTTGAGACTGATTGTTTGATCTGCTGTTTAGTGCAGAATTCTGGGCCAGGATATCTGCTAGTTCACTGGTGAATGAAAGGAACTCTGTAGGACTTGGTGTAGAAGACTTTATCAAAGAATTTGAATTTTTGAGCTCCATTAAGTCACTTGGTGATGACACTACCATGGGATTCTTTTCTGCTGGTGTTTGAGTAGCATTACCTACATTTTGTAGCAGAGAAAACTCTGTTGTTTCTGAAAAATTATGAGGAATACTAGTAGTAACTACTGATGCTTCACCTTCATCCAGAAACTGAGATGAATCACTCGAGAAAGAGACAAAAGACTGCAGAGTTGATGTATCGGGTAAAATGGTAGGGATACTAAATTGTGGCTGGGAGACAGAGGGATTTGAAGTAAACCCTGGGTGTCCATTGATAAAGAAAGATCCAGGGGATGAAAATTCAACTGTTGGTGGAGTAAGTGATCTTAAATGTGAGGGATCGGCCTCAGATGGGACAAAGGGTGTGCTAGGGACTGTTGGAAATGGATTGCTGGAAGCAGTAGATGGTGAGTGGAAGTTGTGAGGAGGCTGAGGATTTTTAGCATTTGAAGTAAAAGAGTGCTCGTTTGAATTTGTTAGGAAAGGAGAGATTGCTGGAAAAGAAGAACTTGAAGGGAAACTTgataatggaaatgaagaaacagTGTTTGAATTGGAATTTTGCTCAGTACGATGTCCTACTGGATTTACTGGCAAATTAACAATGGGTGGAGGAGTAAGAGTTGGGAGCGGAAAAGGTGGTGCAACATTGTTCCCATTTATTGTCTGACCTTGCCTTTCAGAAGGGTTGAGAAAAAATCGAATACTACCCCGCCCATTAAATGGGTTATCAGGAATAGTAAAATCTAAATTAGGGAAGGTTGTTGCAGATTTTGTTCCTGGTACTGGAGTTGGAGTAAACACAGAGGGATTTGAAACTGTGGTAAATCGAATTGAACCATGACCAGCAAAACTGGGGACTGGTACAATGCTGGCATTGAGTCTGTCTTCAGTGTCATGAGGAAATATCATGTTGCCATGTCCGTCAAATCTGAACGGGATGCTGTTAGGTGGAGGATGATCTGGATCACCATCGTTAATTGTTGATGTTCCAGTGGCAAAACTGAATGTAAATGGGGGTTCTAAAGATGGTTTCCTATTATCTGTGTTCGAAGAATCAGATATTACTCTAGCAGATACTGCTTGCTCAGGAAAAACATTACTAAATCTGTTTATTGATGATAATGGTGTGTGGGTTGGTATtgcttttgctgttgttgttctaaATGAAGATGTTATTGGTGcttgagttgttgttgttgttgttgtacgtGAAGTTGTTGAAGAGTTTCTATTAATATTGAGAATGGAAGCAAGCGTGTTAAAATGACCTCTTTCAGTAGTAGGTTTAGGACTTGATGTTGTTGAAAGGAAAGGTATTAGCCTATTTGTGTGTGActgtgaatttttgttattagttttctcATCAAACACAGAATTCACAGGATTCCTTGTTATATTTATgtcttctttgttgttgttgttgttggagggACTAAATGTCGTTAAAGGACTTAAAAAAGTTGAGGGCTTTGTAACCAGCGAAGATGGACTTCCATTGTTAATTGTCAAGGCTGCTTCCGTACTGGAAAAAAAGTCAGGTCCAAGTGTTGTAGTGAAGCTATGTAAGACATTATCTGGATTAGTTGCAGGGATATCTGTGGTTCCCAAAGTAAACCTGTGTTGTacagaattattctttttattttgaggatCATCGTGCATTCCAGTTTCAGGTCCTAATTGTTTTGTTAGAATTCGTCCAGTACTGGGGAATTTTGTTGATGAATGCTCTTCAGAAGAAGAGGGTTCAGTAGCAAGAAATGGTCTAttagtggttgttgttgttgtggttgtagaTGGGAGGAAACGGATTGAGTTATGCTGGAAACCTGGTGCAAATCCCTTCGCTAATTGATTTGTGGCAGGTGGATTAGTTGTAGTAAATGCATTTGTTGTGATTGGGTTAATTGTCGTTAATCCTTCTCCAAAACTATCTCCTAAACCATTGCCCTTTGTTAATATACTTTTCAAAGTAGTTATTATATCATCTGGGACCTGTGTAGTTGCTGATATTGGTGATGAAGTAGTGGTAATAAATCCGCCTGAAGAAAAGTCTTGCTGTTGACTTCCACCTTGAAGTTCTCTTTGTGAAGTTACTGGATTTCTTGGAATAATGCCTTTCTCAGCCCGTATGCTAACTCCCCCAGTTATAGATTGCTGAAGATGAGGGATTGTTTGTGGAGTTGTATGAAGTATGTTATTCTTTGGCTCTGCTTGTTTCTGAGGTCTAGTTCCCACTGGTAATGAAGCCAGGAATATTTGCCGGAGgtttgaattttgtttactttcagaTGTTTGGCCTTGATTATTGTTTTGCTCCTTTGCTTTATGTCGTAGCAGCTGAGATGGGGTAACCCTTGTACCAGGATTATTATGATCTATACTCCCTGTACCAGGGTTATTATGATCTATACTCCCAGTTTGAGGTGCTAATGTGGTAATTCCTTGCAAAGAGCTTGTATTCACAATTGGAAGCGCAAGAAGAATAATTTTTGGAGTTACAGCTACAGTAGGCACAGTGCTTATTGGAACCCTGTCAGTTATTGCTAtattattaatatgtttattttcaacaACCTCCGAAGGATCCTTCTCTGCAAGGAAAATATCTTCATTTGCAAATGTTGGCAATGTAGTTATTAGAACAGTTGGAGTGGGCGTTCCAGTTGTTGATAGATCTGCTTGGATTTGTTGACTCTGACCAGACAGTGGAATTAAAGTTGTTAAAccaaaatcaaattcatttatAGAAGGCGAGGTAGTGACAGACCCAGGTTCCCTGTCTGTGGTAgaaatatctgtaaaagaaaatggagatgttgttgttggagatgCATCAAATTTTTCCCTGAGATTAGACAGTGTTACTGGTTTCCATGGTAGTTTGTTCCTTTCTGTCGTGAGTGGAACACCAGATCTTATACCCTGATTGTGGGAGGTTGTGGAAAATCCTGAACTTGGATTTGCTGAAGAGTGGGCTATTCCTTTTCTCTGCAGTGAAGTATTTGGATTTAATGTACTTGGTGGTCTAGAAGTTGTACTTGATATGCTGAAGAATTTAGAAGGCCTGAAATTTTGTTCAGGGTGTTTATTTGGCACAGCAGGTACTTCTTTTGGTGGTGAGACATTCTTGTGCACTTCAAAATCAGCAGTATCTCCAGAACTTGATACAGTTATTCCTTCAGCCCCTGGGAAAACTGCAAACCCTTCTTCAGAGTTGGGTATTATTGTAGTCTCAAACTCATCTGGTGAAAATGTCATAGGATCTATATCAAGAGGACCTAACTGAGTggtatcttcttcatcttctgcaAAATAAGGTAAAATTGTTGTTGACGGAAAATTTTCGATGTTTTGGTCAATTAATTTGCTTAGAAAATCATTACCATTTTCTGTTTCTGCTTCAAAACCAGGTGTTGTTATGTCTGGCTTAAAGGTAGTTGGATTTTTTGATTTGATAAGAGAAGCAAGAGTAGTAAACTGCCCTCTGTTAGGTCTTGGAGTTGTTGGGATAACTGTAGAAACACGATGTGCTCTACCTTTATTTGACCTCTGATTTGCTGG
The nucleotide sequence above comes from Macrobrachium rosenbergii isolate ZJJX-2024 chromosome 1, ASM4041242v1, whole genome shotgun sequence. Encoded proteins:
- the LOC136839088 gene encoding uncharacterized protein translates to MSATTTNAPIIVQKHSEENNPANQRSNKGRAHRVSTVIPTTPRPNRGQFTTLASLIKSKNPTTFKPDITTPGFEAETENGNDFLSKLIDQNIENFPSTTILPYFAEDEEDTTQLGPLDIDPMTFSPDEFETTIIPNSEEGFAVFPGAEGITVSSSGDTADFEVHKNVSPPKEVPAVPNKHPEQNFRPSKFFSISSTTSRPPSTLNPNTSLQRKGIAHSSANPSSGFSTTSHNQGIRSGVPLTTERNKLPWKPVTLSNLREKFDASPTTTSPFSFTDISTTDREPGSVTTSPSINEFDFGLTTLIPLSGQSQQIQADLSTTGTPTPTVLITTLPTFANEDIFLAEKDPSEVVENKHINNIAITDRVPISTVPTVAVTPKIILLALPIVNTSSLQGITTLAPQTGSIDHNNPGTGSIDHNNPGTRVTPSQLLRHKAKEQNNNQGQTSESKQNSNLRQIFLASLPVGTRPQKQAEPKNNILHTTPQTIPHLQQSITGGVSIRAEKGIIPRNPVTSQRELQGGSQQQDFSSGGFITTTSSPISATTQGLDGSSVDNDPDNDHIPGEGGVDYPILDFIPETSFRCTKSLSKSGMMYADPETACQVYHVCNGIQKFSFLCPRGTIFHQETVVCQWWYTVDCVAQARKLADIQAVGES